The DNA region GGTCAACGTCAACGGCACCCCGGACTCCGGCGTCCACGCGCGGCTCGACGACCTGCGGTTCTTGCTCCCCGTGTTGGGTTTGCCCGCCGCGCCCGGCCTGCCCGCCCAGCCCGCGAAAATCGACCGTCCCGCGCGATTGGGCCTGGTGCTCCCGTTCGCCGACGAACCAAGGTGGGCTCCGGGCTCCATCGAGGGCGACGGGCTTGTGCGCCTGACCGATGACGAGCTGGCGGGCGAGCTGGCGCCGGACGGGCGCCTCGGCGTGCTGCTCGCGGGCTTCGAGCGGTTGCGCCATGCGGCCGAGCCCACCGCCAATGCCTTGCGCCAAGGGGTCTGCGTCGCGGTCGACCCGGACCTGTTGCGAACAGTGAACGCCATGACCGGCGACTACCTCGTGCAATCCCCACGAGACGGGCTCGTCGCGGGCAAAGGTTCCGCGGCGGCGCGGGACTGGCTCGCCAGACTGCGCGCCGCGACGGCGGGGCAATGCGTCGTCGCCATGCCGTTCGCGCACGCCGATCTGGCCGCCCTGGCCCAAAGCGCAGATCCGCAACTGCAAAAGATCGCCCTCGACCAAGCCGGGGATTTTGTGGACAACTTCCTTTCCGTCACCTCGGTCCGAGGCCTGATCGTCTCGGCGAACACGAGGATCGGCAAACCGGTCGCCGACATGTTGTCCGCCAAGGGGTTTCACACGGTGCTGACCCCCAGGGCGACAGAGCTCCCCGACGCGAGCGAGGCGCTGGGACCAGGACTTGCCGCCGTCCATTTCGACAGCACGACCAGCACATTGCTCGGCTCTTTGGGGAGCCGGAACTCGCCGGGGCTGCCTCCGCAGGACCGCACCGCCCAGCGCCAGAGCGCGGTCGCCGCCCTGCTCTGGCCAGCTCTGCAATCCTCCAACCCTGGTCAGCTCCCCACGACGGGCGGGCTGGAGCTGCTCGTCCCCCCTTCGGTGTGGAGCCCCAGCCAGGCGGACTTCGACGCGCTGATCTTCGCGGCTTCGATCGCCTTGCAAGCGGGCATCGCGAAACCGATCTCCTGGAATCCGGTTTCCGGGCCGCGCGCCTTCGGCGCAGGGGCGAACGCCACTGCCGAGCAGGAGGTCGCCGTCGCCGCGCCGAAAACATTGCTCAAACCACTGCCGGGCAGTGTCATCGACGCCGCGAACCAGGTCCGCGGGGTCGTCGACCAGCTCGCAGCGGGGATCGTCGACCAACCCGACGATCCGATGACCGCGGAGCGGTACGCGAGAAGCTGGAACGAGCAGTTGTTGCGAACACTCGCGTCCGGCCCCAGCGCGGACGGCGCCCCGGAGCGCATGGACCGGCTCGGGTCCGCGTTGGACGCCGCGACAGCTTCGGTCTGCCCTGTCGATCCGGGCAAGCCGTACACGCTTTTCACCGAAGACGGCTCCTTGCCGGTCGTGGTCCGCAATGGTTTGCCGGTTTCGATGCGCGTCCAACTCGCGGTGCGCGCTCCTTCCGGGGTGGAGGTTTCCGCCCTCGGGCCGGAGACGGTGCCCGCGCACGGCAGCCGAGTGCTGTCCCTGCCCGCGCGGGTGAAGGCGCCCAAGCTTTCCCCGGTGGAAATCGAGCTGCGAACAGTCAGCGGGCTGAACTTGGGCAATCTCGTGACGGTTTCCGTCCAATCCAGCCAGTACCGGGGGTTGGTCGCCGTTGTCACCGCGGTGGTCGGCGCGTTGTTGCTCGCGCTCATGGCGCGGCGGCTCTGGCGACGGATCACCGGCAAGGGCGGCCCGGGCGGGCGGTTGAAACCCGACGAGCACGACCGCAAGATGGCAGGCCTGGGATTCCGGGAGCGGACCCTGGTCGAGAGCAGGCATGGGGCGTTGCCGCCGGATGACGACTGAGCCCCGCGGCCTGAAGCCCGACAGCCCCGAGCCCCAGACTGTGAAGACCGGGCCGCGGCTCGCCGCCCGGCGCGTTGTCGCGACGGGCGGCCTGGTCGCATTCGCGACCTTGCTTTCGCGGATCACCGGTTTCGCGAAGGCCGTGCTCGTGGTGGTGCTGCTCCTGCCCGAGGTTTCCAGCGCCTTCACCATCGCCAATCAGATCCCCAACATGGTCGAGCAGCTTGTGTTGGGCGCAGTGATCACCCAGGCTTTCGTCCCCGTGCTGGTGCGCGCGTCGGTGGCCGACGAGGACGGCGGCTCGGCGTTCACGCAGCGCATGATCGGGTTGACTTTGGCCGTGCTCGCGGCGGCGACGCTGCTCGGCTACCTCCTCGCGCCTTGGCTGTTGCCGCAGTTCCTCGACCATGGCGGCGGGAAAGTGCCCGCCCGCCTCGTCGCGCAGCTGTTGTTGCTGCTGTTGCCGCAGATTTTCTTTTACGGCCTGTTCTCGCTCGGCAACGCTGTGCTCAACCAGCGAGGCCGCTTCCAGCCCGGAGCCTGGGCCCCGGTCGTCAACAATCTCGTGGTGATCGCCGCTTTGCTGCTTTTCGCCGTCCTGCCCGGTTCGCCCCGACCGGGCTTGTTGACCGCGCCGCAACTCTGGACTTTGGGCTGCGGCGCCACGGCCGGGGTACTGGCGCAGGCCCTGGTGCTGTGGCCTGCGTTGCGCCGGGCGGGGGTGCGGTTGCGCCCGAGATGGGGGATCGACTCGCGGCTCAAACGGTTCGGCGGCACCGTTGCCGCGATGGTGTGTTACGTGGTCATCAGCCAGGCGGGCTTTTTGGTGGCGGTGCAGATCGCGGGACGGGTCGACGGCGGCGGGCCGACGATTTACCAAAACGTGTGGCTGCTGCTGCAATTGCCCTACGGCGTGCTGGGAGTGACGATCATCACGATGATGACCCCGCAGCTCGCCAAGGCCGCCGCGGACGGGGACGACGAGCAGGTGGTCGCCGATCTCGCGCGCGCGAACCGTTTCACCTCGGCCGCTCTGACCCCAGTCGTCGCCCTGATGACAGCGGCAGGGCCGCTCATCGGGGTCGGCCTTTTCGGCCATGGCAAATTCGACCAAGCCCACGCCCAGACGCTCGGTTTGGTGCTGAGCTGGTCGGCGTTCACCATCCTCCCCTACGCTGTTGTGCT from Segniliparus rotundus DSM 44985 includes:
- a CDS encoding DUF6049 family protein translates to MIARGLLRALGAWLGALCLVAALSSASAEPQTRDRAPSFLRISLDPASLNMVTTGGEDAVDVDGEIENFSDKPVTDVEARLQRAPAVLDAAGLAASLTDPEETYDTLGPFQLIAEHIAAHAKARFHLSLPLRGSADSLQIPNPGVYPMLVNVNGTPDSGVHARLDDLRFLLPVLGLPAAPGLPAQPAKIDRPARLGLVLPFADEPRWAPGSIEGDGLVRLTDDELAGELAPDGRLGVLLAGFERLRHAAEPTANALRQGVCVAVDPDLLRTVNAMTGDYLVQSPRDGLVAGKGSAAARDWLARLRAATAGQCVVAMPFAHADLAALAQSADPQLQKIALDQAGDFVDNFLSVTSVRGLIVSANTRIGKPVADMLSAKGFHTVLTPRATELPDASEALGPGLAAVHFDSTTSTLLGSLGSRNSPGLPPQDRTAQRQSAVAALLWPALQSSNPGQLPTTGGLELLVPPSVWSPSQADFDALIFAASIALQAGIAKPISWNPVSGPRAFGAGANATAEQEVAVAAPKTLLKPLPGSVIDAANQVRGVVDQLAAGIVDQPDDPMTAERYARSWNEQLLRTLASGPSADGAPERMDRLGSALDAATASVCPVDPGKPYTLFTEDGSLPVVVRNGLPVSMRVQLAVRAPSGVEVSALGPETVPAHGSRVLSLPARVKAPKLSPVEIELRTVSGLNLGNLVTVSVQSSQYRGLVAVVTAVVGALLLALMARRLWRRITGKGGPGGRLKPDEHDRKMAGLGFRERTLVESRHGALPPDDD
- the murJ gene encoding murein biosynthesis integral membrane protein MurJ → MTTEPRGLKPDSPEPQTVKTGPRLAARRVVATGGLVAFATLLSRITGFAKAVLVVVLLLPEVSSAFTIANQIPNMVEQLVLGAVITQAFVPVLVRASVADEDGGSAFTQRMIGLTLAVLAAATLLGYLLAPWLLPQFLDHGGGKVPARLVAQLLLLLLPQIFFYGLFSLGNAVLNQRGRFQPGAWAPVVNNLVVIAALLLFAVLPGSPRPGLLTAPQLWTLGCGATAGVLAQALVLWPALRRAGVRLRPRWGIDSRLKRFGGTVAAMVCYVVISQAGFLVAVQIAGRVDGGGPTIYQNVWLLLQLPYGVLGVTIITMMTPQLAKAAADGDDEQVVADLARANRFTSAALTPVVALMTAAGPLIGVGLFGHGKFDQAHAQTLGLVLSWSAFTILPYAVVLVQLRVFYARQESWTPTWIVVGVTAVKIAGSYLALVASSDPTRVQELLGVANGLGYLFGAVIGFVLLRRSLGPLGLASLGRGFALVAAASAFGAALFALVAASGPVGRCVSDHGSAGGLLVLAVLGSVCLVVVYALLWALGAPEIRALASLARRTTG